The Pseudomonas sp. MH9.2 genomic interval GCCTTGTCGACCTATAATGCGAAGTAACGATTTTTTAAGATCCACTAATTTAATCCATCGTCCATTCATCCTTAGCAGGCAACGTATAACAGCCCACCTGAATCGGATGAATAAGTAGTCCAATAGCGCGCTGGCACGCCGATGGCCGCATTACGCGCAATTTACTTTTCTCGGGATGAGCGGAGCCGTGCAGGGCTTGACGCCCTACGCTAGTGAATGGACAATGGATTCGTCAGGAGTCGAAAGCTGACTTATCCTCAAAGGCCCAAGGTCACACTTGGGCCTTTGTCTATCTGGCTCCTGGGTCTTCTATCCAGTTTCCATTTTGTTTTCCTCAGGCCTGATTAATAGGCAGGCAACTATCTAATTTTAGCTGTCTGCACTTTGGCAGCTGCCTCTCCGTTAATTAGGCAGAGTTTTCATCGCTTGCTTGTCGTGCACTTTCAGTTCCAGTCATGCCTTTAGTAACCGTTACTTAACGCCGCATGGTAACGCCGAAAAATGGCAATTGACAACCGGAATAAATCAGCTAAGTTCCGCCTCCGACGGCGGATTTATGCTGAATTTCCAGTATTTTCGGTGCTTGGACGGCTAAAAACTGGCACACCTAGATGATAAAGAAATTAAAAACTAGCGGTAGATGCCTACGGTTATGAGACCTCAGATTCGTGAATAACCATCCGCTGTTTAGGTGGAATGGATACGAAGCGCGAGGTGCCGGCCGCTATACTAATCTCCTCTGACCCCGACTAGGAGGCCGCATGAGCGCCGCTTCAGGTCAGGAATGGGTGGCAAGGCCATTCCCTCGGCTGGACTGGCTACCCGACGAGACACTGTTCAGTTTGTGCAGTCGACAGCATCTGGTAATGGGTAACTTAAACCCTGGGACGACATCTACCTCGGTGTTGGGACTACGTCAACAATTTATAAAACATGATATCCCCTGCGGAATTTCAGCGTTAGAACGAACTGGGTTCGAATACTGGGGCAGTGCAGAATCTATTCTTCTTAATCACACAATATTCCCACTATTTGTTCCATTTCAAAATAAAGTTAAAATTGAAGACGCGATAAGAACTGTAAAAAGCGAACGCCTTGATTCAATTAAATATCGACTTGGCCTGGTATCAAGCGGCTTTGGCGCTGAACACCCGTTGAAAGCATGTCCGTACTGTATGCGCGAGGATGTGCACGCCCATGGCATAGCTTACTGGCACCTCACACACCAATATCCAGGTGTGTTGATCTGTCCACGCCATGAAGCTTGGCTCATGGCATCCACCAAAAGTAGACGGTGGTCTGGTCGGTTTGAATGGTCGCTACCTGCCAAGGAATTCTTGATCGAACAGACCTCATCTCAGAAACTCTGGTCACGTCCAGTTTTTTTGGCCTTGGCGGACAATGTCATCGACCTTGCGTCCATCGGCCGAGCGAGGTCCTTCGAACCTTGCGCCGTCGCCACGGCCTATCGAACAGCTTTACTCCACGGGAGCAGATCTGCATCACTGCTCGACCGCACCGAGCCGCTTCGCCGCTTTCATCTTTTTGAATCATTGCCGACAGACAAAAAAAGCTCAGAGTCATTTGTGAACCAGTTTGTCCGTACCCCCCGCGGAAGCATTCATCCTCTGAAACATCTGATTCTGATTGATTGGCTATTTGATGACCTGCACTCGTTTCTAGAGGCCTACAAAGCCGAAGTGGCCAGATCAGCCCAGCAAGTGGCACGCACTCCATCGCGGTTACCTGATAAGCGAGTCTCGCTATCAAGCTCTGGGGCTCCAGCCAAAAACGCTCCCAGGCCCAAACGACTAAAAGGCCAGCTCAAGGAGGATCTGCTTTCAAGACTGGCTGAGGGCGTGTCGAAACAGGTGCTTTGTGACGAGTTTCAAATCACTGTCTCCACGATCAATAAGCTACTACGTGCCCATCCAGCGACCTACGCCATAGCACTTAAAGCTAGGCACCGCCGCGAGATTGATGAGCACAGGAGTCAGTGGCAACACTTGCACAGTTTGTATCCTGAATTGGGAGTTCAGGCTTTGAGGAACACAATGCCTCCTCTCTACGCCTGGCTTTATCGAAACGACAAAGCCTGGCTGATAGCCGAAGAGCAAACCTTCGCCAAACCTGCGCACGTGAACAAACACCATGTTGACTGGGAGGCCCGGGATTATCGGCTACTGAGCATGTTGCATAACGCGTGCGAGTCGATCGCTTTACCGCAGCGCGGTCCGGTCACAATGGCCCAGCTGTACGCCATGATCCCCATGCTCTCGACTTGCCTAGAAAATCGGGGCCAATACCCCGAGTCCAGAGCATACCTGTCTACGGTGCTGGGTCGCTTCAAGCCGCAAGATCTCCTCGACCACGGATAGGGTATTAATGCATCCGAGCGTAGCTAGCTAAAGGTCGAACAAGATCGACGACTACGACCTCTGCCCGCCAAGACCAAAGTGTGAGTAACGTCATGACCGAAGCCCAACGCTGGACAGTGAAATGACAAGATCCTGCGGATGGAAGTGGCGACGTCATCATTGACTTGCGGCCGGACCTTCTCGCCAGTTTAGGACTGAGCATCGGCGACGTACTGACCATTGAAGTGATCGGCGGCGCGATAGTTCTGACGCCGAAGTCGAGCGACTCAGCTACACCCTGAATGGCGCCGGCGCGCTTTACCTAATCGTCAAACAGGCGAACGGCACATCTGAGTGGCGGCGTTTGGGCATTGATTGCCGGCGTATGGGATGTAGATTCAACCGTTCGCGAGGGCAGCAATCGGCCGATTGTGTTGAAAAAGTCGGTTTTCTTAAACTGCCGAAAAATTGATCGGTGAAAGCGCCTTTTAGCACGCTGCTACGTGAAATCTCAGTCCGAATGCCTCTGCGAAAATTCTGGATTTCTATCTCAGGCGCTTACTTTTTTGCCATGGAAACTAAGGCCGACTTTTTCAACAGAATCGGCCAAAAGCAGACGTTCGGCAGTAGGGTCTTTTCCCTTGTTTCTCCATCCTGTACGCGCTAGCCTCAATGCTGTTTTAACCTCCACGAACAGGAAGAGTCAGTCACCCTATGAATTTGGATCGTGCAAAGCAGCTGATTCATGGAGAGTTAAATCATGACTTCCCTATTGAAAGTCTCATCCATGTACTTGAAGCTGCCATTGAGCTGATTTCTCTTCCGGACAATGACTTCTGCTGGTCAAGTTGGGAGGGCGAAGAACAGGCAAAGAGAGAATTGCTAGGTTTGGTCAGCACGCTGAAATCTGGCGTGTTACCCGAAAGGATAAAATTTGCTGTTCTGTTTGCTCCAACCGGTCCACTGCAAGAAGTCAGTCTGAGCAGTGGTTGGGCGGCCCCCTTCCTTAAAGTGGCTGAGAAATATGATGAAGTTGAAGCATTGCTGTGGTGAGCGGGCCAACAACGCACTCAATCTCGTCCACTAAACCGCATTTACGCGTTTTGTAACTGAGCCTTCGTGTATGGCCGCTTTGGGTTGTGGATTGCTGCCCGTCGCAAATAACCGCAATCGGCCAAGAGCGGCCTTTTGGCTACCACGAGGCGAAGAAATGACGTCTACCACTAAAGGCTTCAACTGATCTAAAGTACTGCCATGAGCACACTCATCGAATTGACTACATCTCTGCACTTAACTGATATTGCTATTAATGCCGTCGGCGGATTCCTCGGCAGCGCTTTACTGCTGTGGCTTGCAATGGGAAGGCAAGGTATTAAAACCTTGAGATCCAGAATCGCACGACCGACCGTCCTATTACAGCCCCGAAAAACGCCTGAAAATATCTTCACGGGCATCGAATTGGGAGCACCTGCAGAATGGATCAAGGAGCAACTAGGGCCCCCGAATAGGATCGCTG includes:
- a CDS encoding TnsD family Tn7-like transposition protein — translated: MSAASGQEWVARPFPRLDWLPDETLFSLCSRQHLVMGNLNPGTTSTSVLGLRQQFIKHDIPCGISALERTGFEYWGSAESILLNHTIFPLFVPFQNKVKIEDAIRTVKSERLDSIKYRLGLVSSGFGAEHPLKACPYCMREDVHAHGIAYWHLTHQYPGVLICPRHEAWLMASTKSRRWSGRFEWSLPAKEFLIEQTSSQKLWSRPVFLALADNVIDLASIGRARSFEPCAVATAYRTALLHGSRSASLLDRTEPLRRFHLFESLPTDKKSSESFVNQFVRTPRGSIHPLKHLILIDWLFDDLHSFLEAYKAEVARSAQQVARTPSRLPDKRVSLSSSGAPAKNAPRPKRLKGQLKEDLLSRLAEGVSKQVLCDEFQITVSTINKLLRAHPATYAIALKARHRREIDEHRSQWQHLHSLYPELGVQALRNTMPPLYAWLYRNDKAWLIAEEQTFAKPAHVNKHHVDWEARDYRLLSMLHNACESIALPQRGPVTMAQLYAMIPMLSTCLENRGQYPESRAYLSTVLGRFKPQDLLDHG
- a CDS encoding AbrB/MazE/SpoVT family DNA-binding domain-containing protein; translation: MRPDLLASLGLSIGDVLTIEVIGGAIVLTPKSSDSATP